One Desulfonatronovibrio hydrogenovorans DSM 9292 DNA segment encodes these proteins:
- the purU gene encoding formyltetrahydrofolate deformylase encodes MTYHLLIEAADRMGLVHAISGVLYDFGLNIEQNNEYVDKEHKRFFMRTEFSGSIDQDLVVRTLKDRLPDIKVSLFPKSRKKVVLMVTKEAHCLGDLLIRARYHELDMDIQAVVSNRDCLGDLVESFGISFHHVPHQGLDRTEHEQRVREAVKVYDPEYLVLAKYMRILSPAFVSRFPNRIINIHHSFLPAFIGASPYKQAYDRGVKIIGATAHFVNDELDDGPIITQGVIPVNHTYSAQDMAGAGRDVEKQVLARALKLVFDDRVFIFGKKTIIFE; translated from the coding sequence ATGACTTATCATCTACTCATTGAGGCCGCTGACCGCATGGGCCTTGTTCATGCCATAAGCGGAGTTCTGTATGATTTTGGGCTCAATATCGAGCAGAATAACGAGTATGTGGACAAAGAGCATAAGCGTTTTTTCATGCGAACAGAATTTTCCGGGTCCATTGACCAGGATCTGGTTGTCAGAACGCTGAAGGACCGCCTGCCGGACATCAAAGTAAGCCTTTTCCCCAAGAGCCGGAAAAAAGTCGTACTCATGGTGACCAAAGAGGCTCACTGCCTCGGAGATCTTCTGATCCGGGCCAGATACCATGAACTGGATATGGATATTCAGGCAGTGGTCAGCAACAGGGACTGCCTGGGGGACCTTGTGGAAAGCTTTGGGATTTCTTTTCACCATGTTCCCCACCAGGGGCTGGACCGGACAGAGCATGAACAAAGGGTTAGGGAAGCTGTCAAAGTGTATGATCCAGAGTATCTGGTCCTGGCTAAATACATGCGGATCCTCAGTCCGGCTTTTGTGAGCAGGTTTCCCAACCGGATAATCAATATCCATCATTCCTTTCTTCCGGCCTTTATTGGAGCTTCTCCATACAAACAGGCCTATGACCGGGGGGTAAAAATTATCGGAGCAACGGCCCATTTTGTTAATGATGAGCTTGATGACGGCCCCATCATCACTCAGGGAGTTATTCCGGTAAATCACACCTACAGCGCCCAGGACATGGCCGGAGCAGGCCGGGACGTGGAAAAACAAGTCCTGGCCAGGGCACTCAAGCTGGTTTTTGATGACCGGGTCTTTATTTTTGGAAAAAAAACAATAATATTTGAGTAA
- the qmoC gene encoding quinone-interacting membrane-bound oxidoreductase complex subunit QmoC: protein MATRIEPNVQFIREMQAAGGESLKKCYQCATCSVICPLSPEEAPFPRKEMVWAQWGLKDKLVNDIDIWLCHNCGECSDNCPRGAKPGDLLAALRNMAYKSLAKPAVIGEWMSSAKYLPILFGIPAALFLIVWAITTGLTIPDGEIIFAKVYPTLQTIDPIFILTVLFVVFTFATSIGRMFSSFKAAGLTPKEDAPGFLASLIAVIKDEIINHRKFKDCESNKDRYPGHLLVFYGFVALAAVTGIIAFFYWTNKLMGFGMTTPLAMWNPVKILANVGGIALIIGLVLITRNRLNADPKKTTNSYYDWYLIGVIWFVVVTGFLSQIFRLADAAAPAYMVYYLHLVSVFMLFAYLPWSKLAHLVYRTVALAYARQIGRKGLNE from the coding sequence ATGGCAACTAGAATCGAACCAAATGTTCAATTTATCCGGGAAATGCAGGCAGCCGGAGGTGAATCACTTAAAAAGTGTTACCAGTGTGCGACCTGCAGCGTGATCTGTCCGCTCTCTCCGGAGGAGGCGCCCTTTCCAAGAAAGGAGATGGTCTGGGCCCAATGGGGTCTGAAGGACAAACTGGTCAATGATATTGATATATGGCTGTGCCATAACTGTGGAGAGTGTTCGGACAATTGTCCCCGCGGGGCCAAACCCGGGGATCTGCTGGCTGCCCTGAGAAATATGGCTTACAAGTCTCTGGCCAAGCCCGCTGTTATCGGCGAGTGGATGAGTTCAGCCAAGTACCTGCCAATCCTTTTTGGTATCCCGGCAGCTCTGTTCCTGATAGTCTGGGCCATAACTACCGGCCTGACCATCCCAGACGGTGAGATCATATTCGCCAAGGTCTATCCGACCTTGCAGACCATTGATCCTATTTTTATCCTGACTGTCCTGTTTGTTGTGTTTACCTTTGCCACGTCCATCGGGAGGATGTTTTCATCCTTCAAAGCGGCCGGGCTTACGCCCAAGGAAGACGCACCTGGTTTCCTGGCCTCTCTGATTGCGGTGATCAAGGATGAGATCATCAACCATCGCAAATTCAAGGACTGTGAATCCAATAAAGATCGCTACCCCGGCCATCTGCTCGTATTCTACGGATTTGTGGCTCTGGCAGCGGTTACCGGAATAATCGCATTCTTCTACTGGACCAACAAGCTGATGGGGTTTGGCATGACCACTCCTCTGGCCATGTGGAATCCGGTCAAGATACTGGCCAATGTCGGTGGTATAGCCCTGATCATCGGTCTGGTACTTATCACCAGGAACAGGCTCAATGCTGATCCTAAGAAGACAACCAATTCCTATTATGACTGGTACCTCATCGGTGTGATCTGGTTTGTCGTGGTCACCGGCTTTCTGTCCCAGATCTTCAGACTGGCCGATGCTGCTGCACCAGCATATATGGTCTACTACCTGCATCTGGTAAGTGTCTTCATGCTTTTTGCCTACCTTCCCTGGTCCAAACTGGCTCATCTGGTTTATCGGACCGTGGCCCTGGCCTATGCCAGGCAGATCGGGCGAAAAGGTTTGAATGAATAG
- a CDS encoding OmpA/MotB family protein, producing the protein MNNIQDQAPFAISSSPVKNDVPTHGSWSVPWSDLMMVMFILFLVLFIFHARESRTMVPKVFLAPWEGTMRQGQMDLNLDPVYSLAHERLGSDKGSIGLEHSRDGDLIISLFGETFFNPGRTEINPQARIYMEKISEILSLAQGGIVIAGFADAGGLENSSWAISSMRAARIGQVLQDMGTIRPERMVIQAHGSNKPLVPGDSYVAAERNRRVEIRILNN; encoded by the coding sequence ATGAATAATATTCAGGATCAGGCTCCCTTTGCCATTTCCAGCAGCCCGGTAAAAAATGATGTGCCGACCCATGGTTCATGGTCAGTGCCCTGGTCGGACCTGATGATGGTCATGTTTATCCTTTTTCTGGTTTTGTTCATATTTCACGCCAGGGAATCCCGGACCATGGTGCCAAAGGTTTTTCTGGCTCCCTGGGAAGGCACCATGCGTCAGGGCCAAATGGACCTGAACCTGGACCCTGTCTACTCCCTGGCCCATGAAAGGCTGGGCTCGGACAAGGGCAGTATCGGCCTCGAGCATTCCAGGGATGGAGATTTGATCATATCTTTATTCGGGGAAACATTTTTCAATCCTGGAAGAACAGAGATCAATCCTCAAGCCAGGATTTACATGGAAAAAATTTCTGAAATTCTGAGTCTGGCCCAGGGCGGGATCGTTATAGCCGGTTTTGCCGATGCCGGCGGATTAGAGAACAGTTCGTGGGCAATATCTTCCATGAGGGCTGCCAGGATTGGTCAGGTCCTGCAGGATATGGGTACAATCAGGCCGGAGAGAATGGTTATTCAGGCCCATGGAAGCAATAAACCACTGGTCCCGGGAGACTCGTATGTTGCAGCAGAACGCAACAGACGGGTGGAAATCAGGATTCTTAACAATTGA
- a CDS encoding motility protein A, translating to MINKTITAGLICFMLFVSAFFLSGQSGIYFNATAFLVVVSGTLGAALMSYGPLAMKRAVLFASSSYREEPGRQKRLVDTLMSLGHLHRRHGVVSPASVQEIFPAASRGLEMIKDGYNEKEIREIMASEARANFQARQDLERVFRSMAVYSPSFGVAGSVIGLVGLLMGMDETSLILKSIPITLVSTLYGIVLANFLFLPVAEKIRQEAEKETREREMILCAMVGMTRGADFLRLQRMLNAMVSDPDSRVEDLGAFRRISSILKGQAA from the coding sequence ATGATCAATAAAACCATTACAGCAGGCTTGATCTGCTTTATGCTTTTTGTTTCGGCTTTTTTCCTGTCTGGTCAGTCAGGGATCTATTTCAATGCCACAGCATTTCTTGTGGTGGTGTCCGGGACCTTGGGAGCCGCCCTGATGAGTTATGGGCCATTGGCTATGAAAAGAGCGGTTTTGTTTGCATCCAGTTCGTACAGAGAAGAGCCGGGCCGGCAGAAAAGGCTGGTGGATACATTGATGAGCCTTGGGCACCTCCACCGCCGGCACGGAGTGGTCAGTCCGGCCAGTGTGCAGGAGATTTTCCCGGCAGCATCCAGGGGCCTGGAGATGATCAAGGACGGCTACAATGAAAAGGAAATCAGAGAGATCATGGCATCTGAAGCCAGGGCCAATTTTCAGGCCAGGCAGGATCTGGAAAGGGTATTCAGGAGCATGGCTGTGTACTCGCCGTCCTTTGGAGTGGCCGGCAGCGTTATTGGACTGGTCGGGCTGCTGATGGGCATGGACGAGACCAGCCTGATTCTCAAGAGTATTCCCATTACTCTGGTGTCCACACTTTACGGAATTGTTCTGGCTAATTTCCTTTTTTTGCCGGTGGCTGAGAAGATCAGGCAGGAAGCAGAGAAAGAGACCAGGGAAAGAGAGATGATCCTCTGCGCCATGGTGGGGATGACCAGAGGGGCCGATTTTCTCAGGCTGCAGAGAATGCTTAATGCCATGGTCAGTGACCCTGATTCCAGGGTCGAGGATCTGGGAGCGTTCAGAAGGATAAGCTCAATACTCAAAGGACAGGCTGCCTGA
- a CDS encoding FAD-dependent oxidoreductase gives MNFTFLCNTPPAKNNRKVAVIGAGPSGLAATGYLACMGYQVEVYDKLPRAGGLMVFGIPAHRISREKIEQAVDDLKKRSKVKFHLRTKICGSEPMHNEAGDDFVLNYKSLGGRMEDNDAVLICTGTWKSRRLNIPGSNLQGVYSGLEFLFPVRAARYDMARMKVPTIKGRKVAVIGAGFTAVDVVHAALAEGADEVSLIYRRTRNEAPCGLHEMNILEKTGARCLELVSPLRILGKDRVEEIQLARCRLAEPDESGRCRSLVCDGETLKLKVDLVVAAIGETAMPPFAHDLGLENVRKGQVRWLQMTAMESVFVAGDVLTGPSRIGSAVYSGLKAAKSLDQWISLKEQGRLQEYREEFIRQEDLRL, from the coding sequence ATGAACTTTACTTTTCTATGCAATACTCCCCCAGCCAAGAATAATCGGAAGGTGGCTGTCATCGGGGCAGGCCCTTCCGGCCTGGCTGCCACAGGTTACCTGGCCTGCATGGGTTATCAGGTTGAAGTCTACGACAAGCTTCCCAGGGCAGGCGGGCTAATGGTCTTTGGTATTCCAGCCCACCGGATTTCAAGGGAAAAAATCGAGCAGGCTGTGGATGATCTGAAAAAAAGGTCCAAAGTCAAGTTTCACCTGCGAACCAAGATCTGCGGGTCAGAACCCATGCATAATGAAGCTGGGGATGATTTTGTTCTGAATTACAAAAGCCTTGGCGGCCGGATGGAAGATAATGATGCTGTTTTGATCTGTACTGGAACCTGGAAGTCCAGGAGGCTGAATATTCCGGGAAGCAACTTGCAGGGAGTGTATTCCGGACTGGAGTTTCTCTTTCCTGTTAGGGCGGCCAGGTATGATATGGCCAGAATGAAGGTCCCGACCATAAAGGGCAGAAAGGTGGCTGTCATTGGGGCTGGCTTTACTGCTGTGGATGTGGTGCATGCTGCTCTGGCAGAAGGCGCTGATGAGGTCAGTCTGATCTATCGCAGGACCAGAAACGAGGCTCCCTGTGGACTGCATGAAATGAATATCCTGGAAAAGACCGGGGCCAGATGTCTGGAACTGGTGTCCCCCCTCAGGATTCTGGGAAAAGACCGGGTGGAGGAAATCCAGCTGGCCCGGTGCAGACTGGCTGAACCTGATGAATCAGGCAGATGCCGGTCACTGGTCTGCGACGGTGAAACTCTGAAATTGAAGGTCGACCTGGTGGTGGCGGCCATAGGGGAAACAGCCATGCCGCCCTTTGCTCATGATCTGGGCCTGGAAAATGTCCGTAAAGGTCAGGTTCGCTGGCTGCAGATGACAGCCATGGAATCGGTTTTTGTTGCCGGGGATGTATTGACCGGACCAAGCAGAATAGGAAGTGCAGTATACAGCGGGCTTAAAGCTGCAAAGTCCCTTGATCAATGGATCAGTCTCAAGGAGCAGGGCCGTCTTCAGGAGTACAGGGAAGAATTCATCAGGCAGGAAGATCTCAGGCTATGA
- a CDS encoding 4Fe-4S dicluster domain-containing protein produces the protein MKILYLDYSKCIGCGTCEAVCRFVHHSPRIIMTRTGYGQHVPLYCQHCENPKCMRVCREKAIYKDKSGMVGLMEERCRSCKTKNCLMACPYVAMMCTGRANPVTKCDLCSARGDLGPACVAMCPCDALIFINRDKLKTIESPAAREAFQRVRQYIICPDCVHPSVS, from the coding sequence ATGAAAATTCTTTATCTTGATTACAGCAAGTGCATAGGCTGCGGTACATGCGAGGCAGTATGCAGGTTTGTCCACCATTCGCCCAGGATCATCATGACCAGGACAGGATATGGACAGCACGTTCCCTTGTACTGCCAGCACTGTGAAAACCCGAAATGCATGCGGGTCTGCAGGGAAAAAGCCATATACAAGGATAAATCAGGCATGGTTGGATTGATGGAAGAACGGTGCAGGTCCTGTAAAACCAAGAACTGCCTGATGGCCTGTCCTTATGTGGCCATGATGTGCACAGGCAGGGCCAACCCGGTTACCAAGTGCGACCTGTGCTCTGCACGGGGTGATTTGGGGCCGGCCTGCGTTGCCATGTGTCCATGCGATGCCCTGATCTTCATTAACAGAGACAAGTTGAAAACCATAGAAAGTCCTGCGGCCAGAGAAGCCTTTCAGCGAGTCCGGCAGTACATAATCTGTCCGGACTGCGTCCACCCCTCAGTTTCCTGA